The bacterium genome includes a region encoding these proteins:
- the ruvX gene encoding Holliday junction resolvase RuvX, protein MRRILGLDIGDKRIGVSVSDELGITAQGLENIHRESDDQAINEICGLIHRLHIDEVVVGLPKNMNGTLGSQAEKVMKFSKALASSVRIPIKHWDERLTTVIAQRSLTALNVKGRKKKKKVDRIASQLILQGYMDSRGSPCACPFSKKG, encoded by the coding sequence ATGCGTAGAATCCTCGGATTGGATATTGGAGATAAACGCATAGGCGTGTCTGTAAGTGATGAGCTGGGCATAACAGCACAGGGGCTTGAAAATATCCATAGAGAATCTGATGACCAGGCTATAAATGAGATATGTGGGTTAATACACCGATTACATATAGATGAAGTTGTTGTTGGCCTGCCTAAAAATATGAATGGCACTCTTGGTTCGCAGGCAGAAAAGGTAATGAAATTTTCGAAAGCGCTAGCTTCTTCAGTACGTATTCCGATTAAACACTGGGACGAGAGATTAACAACTGTTATTGCACAAAGAAGTCTTACAGCCTTAAATGTAAAAGGCAGGAAAAAGAAGAAAAAAGTCGACAGGATTGCAAGCCAGCTCATTCTTCAGGGATATATGGACAGTAGGGGCAGCCCTTGCGCCTGCCCTTTTTCTAAAAAAGGATGA
- a CDS encoding tetratricopeptide repeat protein, whose translation MSNRKYILIIILTGIVAYLTSFQNNFVWDDIGLISVNPYIKSWKHIGDIFTSFLYHKTGEGGIFYRPIVSLSFLIDYSIWKENPVGYHLTNLLLHILNAILLYKIILYMFKERKMALFTALLFLVHPIHTEAITYISGRADPIVTLFMLSALLLFITYAPQNKFWGIFCAIIFYILALLTKEYAIVFILLLGTYGLCFKPKIKSWHYLIFFAISLSYGLVRLALLKNETGVFLFKQNMNMSHLLLIISRSFTEYLRLLLFPINLHYQRELHVPSSIFTPIGILSIAIPLAFILFAIIFRKKKPVLFGSIWFMVGLIPYQSALQLNAAVAEHWLYFPSMGFFLVVSSLLFSAKADKGKRGMPYIFLVFIVIAGIALTNSQSRHWKNEITLYNHILKFRLNEPRVHNNLGNAYATEGRYENALLHFKKAVEIAPGYSTAYFNMGAVYLEKQHFYTAATQFQKALTLNPSYTKARLYLADTYNRLGLTYYKQKNYPKARELWIKALKIYPGYFRAKKNLATPYQIR comes from the coding sequence ATGAGCAACCGCAAATATATCCTGATAATTATTCTTACAGGTATTGTTGCATATCTAACTTCCTTTCAAAACAATTTTGTATGGGATGATATTGGTCTAATTAGCGTAAATCCCTATATAAAAAGCTGGAAACATATTGGAGATATTTTTACTTCCTTTCTCTACCATAAAACTGGTGAGGGTGGAATCTTTTACAGGCCTATTGTCTCGCTTTCATTTCTGATAGATTACAGTATATGGAAAGAGAATCCTGTTGGATATCATCTGACAAATCTCCTGCTTCATATTTTAAACGCTATTTTGCTATACAAAATAATCCTCTATATGTTCAAAGAGAGAAAGATGGCACTTTTTACAGCTCTTCTCTTTCTGGTACATCCAATTCATACTGAGGCTATTACATATATATCTGGCAGAGCTGATCCAATAGTAACCTTATTTATGCTTAGCGCATTACTCCTGTTTATAACCTATGCCCCTCAAAACAAGTTCTGGGGCATATTTTGTGCTATTATTTTCTATATACTTGCTCTGCTTACAAAAGAATATGCTATAGTCTTCATCTTACTTCTTGGGACATACGGACTTTGTTTTAAGCCAAAGATTAAATCATGGCATTATCTGATATTTTTTGCAATTTCATTAAGTTATGGGCTAGTACGGCTGGCTCTGTTAAAGAATGAGACTGGAGTGTTTTTATTTAAACAAAATATGAACATGTCTCATCTTTTACTGATTATAAGCAGATCTTTTACTGAATACCTGAGACTTCTTCTATTCCCAATAAACCTACACTACCAGAGAGAACTTCATGTACCTTCCTCAATCTTCACGCCAATTGGGATATTATCAATTGCCATACCTCTTGCATTTATTCTTTTTGCCATCATTTTTAGAAAGAAAAAACCTGTTCTCTTTGGCTCAATATGGTTTATGGTAGGTCTTATTCCATATCAAAGCGCTCTGCAATTAAATGCAGCAGTGGCAGAACACTGGCTATACTTTCCTTCAATGGGTTTCTTCCTTGTTGTCTCAAGTCTTCTGTTTTCTGCAAAGGCAGATAAGGGAAAGAGAGGCATGCCTTATATTTTTCTTGTATTTATAGTTATTGCAGGAATAGCGCTTACGAATTCCCAGAGTCGTCATTGGAAGAATGAAATTACCTTATATAATCATATACTAAAATTTAGACTGAATGAGCCAAGGGTTCATAATAATCTTGGCAATGCATATGCAACAGAGGGAAGGTATGAGAATGCCCTGCTGCATTTCAAAAAAGCAGTTGAAATCGCACCAGGTTATTCTACTGCCTATTTTAATATGGGAGCTGTATATTTAGAAAAGCAGCACTTTTATACAGCTGCTACACAGTTTCAAAAAGCGCTAACCTTGAATCCATCTTATACAAAAGCCCGCTTATATCTGGCAGATACATATAACAGATTAGGCTTGACATATTACAAGCAAAAGAATTATCCAAAGGCCAGAGAATTATGGATAAAAGCCTTAAAGATTTATCCTGGGTATTTCAGAGCAAAAAAGAATCTTGCTACTCCATATCAAATACGCTAA
- the dnaX gene encoding DNA polymerase III subunit gamma/tau: MSYLVLARKWRPKKFSELIGQEHVTRTLANAVASGHLAHAYIFSGPRGIGKTSTARILAKVLNCPQVKDAVPCNKCNICLEIAEGNNIDVLEIDGASNRGIDEIRNLRDNVRYTPSQGKYKVYIIDEVHMLTTEAFNALLKTLEEPSEHVKFIFATTEPHKIPLTILSRCQHFSFKRIQTQDLVEHLKHMIKAEKIKVTDEALFLIAKNADGSIRDAQSVLDQLISFSPDKEITARTVNSLLGLVSQDVYFQFAENILHKDIVKLLILVDKLVNEGRDIGQVANGLINYFRNLFFISLGESGENLVDVSKDTKETLVKQTNQFQKARLWQILEMVSSLEKNIRTTKTPRAFLEIAMIKIVNTMSPVMLGEIVEKLGELEKKLEKGTNYSVAEPDTNTEPVSSSIQQEKTVQAKPVQQDLTIDIVKQKWPEIISTLKKQKMILGVFLSEGAPINMEMSTLEIGFGPNARLFLEKVEAERKFIEETLLAVLGHNITVRCVPVEKDNHTFKNNEDFKKPVEEQNEELLQHPAVKTVMEKFGAKVVKITKKGWR; the protein is encoded by the coding sequence GTGTCGTATTTGGTGCTTGCAAGAAAATGGAGACCCAAAAAGTTTTCTGAACTTATTGGGCAGGAACATGTAACTAGAACGCTGGCAAATGCTGTAGCATCAGGGCATCTGGCACATGCTTATATCTTCAGTGGGCCAAGAGGTATTGGCAAAACTTCTACAGCAAGAATACTTGCTAAAGTACTCAATTGTCCGCAAGTAAAAGATGCAGTGCCTTGTAATAAATGCAACATATGTCTCGAAATTGCGGAAGGAAATAATATCGATGTTCTTGAAATAGATGGCGCATCTAATAGAGGAATTGATGAGATTAGAAATTTACGTGATAATGTCAGATATACACCCTCTCAGGGGAAGTATAAGGTTTATATAATAGATGAAGTTCATATGCTCACAACAGAGGCATTTAATGCATTACTCAAGACATTGGAAGAGCCATCAGAACATGTTAAGTTTATATTTGCAACAACAGAACCTCATAAGATTCCTTTAACTATTCTGTCTCGCTGTCAGCACTTCTCATTTAAAAGAATACAAACGCAAGACTTAGTGGAACATTTAAAACATATGATTAAAGCTGAGAAAATCAAAGTAACCGATGAAGCCCTGTTTTTAATAGCAAAAAATGCAGATGGCAGTATACGGGATGCTCAGAGTGTACTGGATCAATTGATTTCCTTCTCTCCAGATAAAGAAATTACTGCGCGTACCGTAAACAGTCTTTTGGGCTTAGTCAGCCAGGATGTATATTTTCAGTTTGCTGAAAATATATTGCACAAAGATATTGTTAAACTATTAATACTGGTTGACAAATTAGTAAACGAAGGAAGAGACATAGGACAGGTGGCAAATGGGCTCATTAACTATTTTCGGAACCTGTTTTTCATTAGTCTTGGAGAGAGTGGAGAAAACCTGGTAGATGTGTCTAAGGATACAAAAGAGACATTAGTAAAGCAGACAAACCAGTTTCAAAAAGCCCGGTTATGGCAGATACTTGAGATGGTTTCTTCTCTTGAAAAAAATATAAGAACAACAAAAACCCCCAGAGCCTTTCTTGAAATTGCGATGATTAAGATAGTAAATACTATGTCTCCTGTTATGCTGGGGGAAATTGTAGAAAAGTTAGGAGAATTAGAAAAAAAATTAGAAAAAGGAACTAATTACTCTGTCGCAGAGCCGGACACAAATACAGAACCAGTTTCCAGTTCCATTCAACAGGAGAAAACAGTTCAAGCAAAGCCAGTTCAACAGGATTTAACCATAGATATTGTGAAGCAAAAGTGGCCAGAAATAATTTCAACATTGAAAAAACAAAAAATGATATTGGGAGTCTTTTTATCAGAAGGAGCTCCTATAAACATGGAAATGAGTACATTAGAAATTGGATTTGGGCCAAACGCCAGATTGTTTTTGGAAAAGGTTGAAGCTGAGAGAAAATTTATTGAGGAGACATTATTAGCGGTATTGGGACATAATATAACAGTAAGATGTGTCCCCGTGGAAAAGGACAACCATACGTTTAAAAACAACGAGGACTTCAAAAAACCAGTGGAGGAACAGAATGAAGAGCTATTACAGCATCCTGCAGTCAAAACTGTAATGGAAAAGTTTGGGGCTAAAGTTGTTAAAATTACTAAAAAAGGATGGAGGTAG
- a CDS encoding YbaB/EbfC family nucleoid-associated protein translates to MAGIGKFLKQAQRMQKDMAKIQAEMANKTVEATAGGGMVTVIANGNQEITGVKIEKEVVDPDDIEMLENLVIAAINEGLRKSKEMVTGEMSKLTGGLNIPGLTI, encoded by the coding sequence ATGGCAGGGATAGGTAAATTTCTTAAACAAGCACAGAGAATGCAGAAAGATATGGCTAAAATACAGGCGGAAATGGCAAATAAGACAGTAGAAGCAACTGCTGGCGGTGGGATGGTCACAGTAATAGCTAATGGGAATCAGGAAATAACCGGTGTTAAAATTGAGAAGGAAGTAGTAGATCCAGACGATATAGAGATGCTTGAAAATCTTGTTATTGCAGCTATTAATGAGGGACTGCGTAAATCCAAAGAGATGGTTACAGGGGAAATGAGTAAATTAACAGGCGGTCTGAATATACCAGGACTTACTATATAG
- the recR gene encoding recombination mediator RecR: MVYYTESLDKLVKELGKLPGIGSRSAQKMAFHLLKIPKEEARELAQAIVDIKEKTRYCSICNNFSEGKYCPICIDPGRDKSIICVIEEPNDIIAIEKIGVYKGTYHVLMGAISPLDGIGPDELRIKELLGRISADVKEVILATNPNTEGEATAMYLGKIIKPLGTKVTRIARGIPVGGNIEYTDQATLAKAMEKRGEI, translated from the coding sequence ATAGTGTATTACACAGAATCTCTTGACAAACTAGTTAAAGAATTAGGCAAGTTGCCTGGCATTGGCTCAAGAAGTGCTCAGAAGATGGCATTCCATCTTCTAAAAATACCTAAAGAGGAAGCTAGGGAACTTGCGCAAGCTATTGTAGACATAAAGGAGAAAACAAGGTATTGTTCTATATGTAATAACTTTTCAGAAGGTAAGTACTGTCCAATCTGCATAGATCCAGGCAGAGATAAGAGCATAATATGTGTTATTGAAGAACCAAATGATATAATTGCAATAGAAAAAATAGGAGTATATAAGGGGACATATCATGTGTTGATGGGCGCTATATCTCCGCTTGACGGAATAGGCCCCGATGAGTTAAGAATAAAAGAACTTCTTGGAAGAATATCTGCAGATGTCAAGGAAGTTATATTAGCAACAAATCCTAATACAGAAGGCGAGGCTACAGCAATGTATCTTGGTAAGATAATAAAGCCGTTAGGGACCAAAGTAACCAGAATTGCCAGAGGTATCCCTGTTGGCGGAAATATTGAGTATACAGATCAGGCAACATTAGCCAAAGCTATGGAAAAACGGGGGGAAATATAA
- a CDS encoding CvpA family protein: MALNSLDIIIILILGIVTVWSGIKGFFKTIINLAAIIIGYIVASHFYVFLVEMFREKIGDSVFIKGLCFIVLFVLTAGAILVLGHFCDKLVKKSPLRGLDHVGGALFGFIKGACIVGVLLVFLVVLLPKDSKFTGESRMLPKAKTAFLAMKSLLPQSLKKKTTQKYEEFKNYWKQTKENLSIL; this comes from the coding sequence ATGGCACTTAATAGTTTGGATATCATCATAATTTTGATTCTGGGAATAGTAACTGTATGGAGTGGAATTAAAGGGTTTTTCAAAACCATTATAAACCTGGCTGCTATTATTATTGGATATATTGTTGCCAGCCATTTCTACGTATTTTTAGTTGAAATGTTTAGAGAAAAGATTGGTGATTCAGTATTTATAAAAGGGTTATGCTTTATAGTGCTTTTTGTTCTTACCGCTGGGGCTATTCTAGTATTGGGACATTTCTGTGATAAGCTGGTAAAAAAATCTCCTTTAAGGGGGCTTGACCATGTAGGTGGAGCATTATTTGGTTTTATTAAGGGCGCATGTATTGTAGGTGTACTGCTTGTTTTCTTAGTGGTTCTGTTGCCTAAGGATAGTAAATTTACAGGAGAATCCCGTATGCTTCCGAAGGCAAAAACAGCATTTTTAGCTATGAAGTCTCTACTGCCGCAATCTCTCAAAAAAAAGACAACTCAAAAATACGAGGAGTTTAAAAATTATTGGAAACAGACGAAAGAAAATCTCTCCATTTTATAA
- the nth gene encoding endonuclease III, with protein METDERKSLHFIISRLIKEYPSTKTTLHYKSPHQLLISTILSAQCTDERVNKVTKELFRKYKSVGDYANAELSELEKDIRQTGFFRNKAKNIKNSCKMLIEKFDGQVPNTMKEILLLPGVARKTANVVLTSAYGVIEGIVVDTHVKRLSQRLGLTKNDNPEKIEKDLMNIVPKEKWGEFSFLLISHGRKVCQARKPVCNKCILNDLCPSRTNSA; from the coding sequence TTGGAAACAGACGAAAGAAAATCTCTCCATTTTATAATTTCCAGACTGATAAAAGAATATCCTAGCACAAAGACTACTCTACACTATAAAAGTCCACACCAACTTCTCATATCAACAATACTCTCTGCCCAATGTACGGATGAAAGGGTAAATAAAGTAACAAAAGAATTATTTAGAAAGTACAAGTCTGTAGGGGATTATGCCAATGCAGAACTTTCTGAATTAGAAAAAGATATAAGACAAACAGGTTTCTTCAGGAATAAGGCAAAAAATATAAAAAATTCCTGCAAGATGCTTATAGAAAAATTTGACGGGCAAGTTCCAAACACAATGAAAGAAATACTGCTTCTTCCCGGAGTTGCAAGAAAAACAGCAAATGTAGTGCTGACAAGCGCATATGGAGTAATTGAAGGCATTGTGGTTGATACTCATGTGAAAAGGTTATCGCAGAGACTGGGCTTAACAAAGAATGATAATCCCGAAAAGATAGAAAAAGACCTTATGAACATTGTTCCGAAAGAGAAATGGGGCGAGTTCTCATTTTTACTCATATCCCATGGCAGGAAAGTATGTCAGGCAAGAAAGCCCGTCTGTAATAAGTGCATTCTTAATGACCTGTGTCCATCAAGAACAAATTCTGCATAA
- a CDS encoding TPM domain-containing protein: protein MSTVKSKLLLLTLFCVFVLYHVSIFGADRYPNYTGYVNDFARVLNSSEKGIITNLITELEKKTSAEIAIVTVSNIEGSEINIYKNGLFEKWKIGKKGKDNGVLIVLAMKERKVGIEVGYGLEGVLPDGLCGEIIRKQMSPNFKAGQFGKGLVSAVATISNLVAKEYNVKLSGLNSLPRTAYVVRKRSAASSIASIIFALLFLMLILGSRTGLLGVLLFGSMTGRGGYWGGGGSGGFGGGFGGFGGGMSGGGGASGSW, encoded by the coding sequence ATGAGCACTGTCAAGTCAAAATTACTTTTACTCACACTGTTTTGTGTTTTTGTTCTATACCATGTAAGTATTTTTGGAGCAGATAGATATCCAAATTACACCGGCTATGTAAATGACTTCGCCAGGGTTCTGAACAGTAGTGAGAAGGGCATAATAACTAATTTAATTACTGAACTTGAGAAGAAAACATCTGCAGAAATAGCAATTGTAACAGTCTCGAATATTGAAGGCTCTGAAATCAATATTTATAAAAACGGTCTTTTTGAAAAGTGGAAAATAGGTAAAAAGGGGAAAGATAACGGGGTGTTAATTGTTCTTGCAATGAAGGAAAGAAAGGTCGGCATAGAGGTTGGTTATGGGTTAGAGGGAGTTTTGCCTGATGGACTCTGTGGAGAGATTATTCGCAAGCAGATGTCGCCAAACTTTAAAGCAGGTCAATTTGGAAAGGGACTTGTAAGCGCTGTTGCTACAATATCAAATCTTGTTGCTAAGGAATATAATGTTAAGCTATCAGGGCTGAATTCTTTGCCAAGAACTGCATATGTAGTGCGAAAGCGTTCAGCTGCCAGCTCCATAGCAAGCATAATCTTTGCACTGTTATTCTTAATGCTTATCTTAGGTTCAAGGACAGGTCTTCTTGGAGTATTGCTTTTTGGATCAATGACTGGCAGAGGCGGCTATTGGGGAGGAGGTGGTTCCGGCGGTTTTGGTGGAGGTTTTGGCGGGTTTGGAGGCGGCATGTCCGGCGGCGGAGGTGCAAGCGGAAGCTGGTAA
- a CDS encoding LemA family protein — protein MKKGCLVGIVIVVVIIGFIGFFIGGLNKVVRMDENVKAAWAQVENQLQRRNDLIPNLVNTVKGYAKHEKEIFTYVADARGKLAGAIKENKSIKEKIQAAGELNTAISRLLMIVERYPDLKANESFARLMDELSGTENRIAVERMRYNRGVQEFNAHIRMIPGSFFARLKGLSKAEYFEVEEKAKEVPVVKF, from the coding sequence ATGAAAAAAGGATGTTTGGTAGGCATAGTAATTGTTGTTGTAATTATTGGGTTTATAGGCTTTTTCATTGGTGGGCTTAATAAGGTTGTAAGAATGGATGAGAATGTTAAAGCCGCCTGGGCACAAGTTGAAAACCAGCTGCAAAGAAGAAATGATCTAATACCTAATCTGGTAAACACAGTTAAAGGATATGCGAAGCACGAAAAAGAGATTTTTACTTATGTTGCTGATGCCAGAGGAAAGCTTGCAGGCGCAATCAAAGAGAATAAGTCAATCAAAGAAAAAATTCAAGCGGCAGGAGAGCTAAATACGGCTATTTCTCGTCTGCTAATGATTGTGGAAAGATATCCTGACCTTAAGGCAAATGAGAGCTTTGCGAGACTCATGGACGAGCTTTCAGGAACAGAGAATAGAATCGCTGTTGAAAGAATGAGATATAACAGAGGTGTTCAGGAATTTAATGCGCATATTCGTATGATACCGGGCAGCTTTTTCGCACGGTTAAAAGGGCTTAGCAAAGCTGAATACTTCGAGGTAGAAGAAAAAGCAAAAGAAGTACCGGTAGTAAAATTTTAA
- a CDS encoding hydrolase: MSTSDIRLISNNDSVLVIVDIQERLVPKISDKHTVIDNTVTLIKSAGILNIPITVTEQYPKGLGSTIPEIKDLIIPWQPIEKICFSCFGSSDFSEKLEGLGKNNLILCGIESHICIMQTALDGLKSNYSVFFVKDAISSRTKNNRETGFERMAQAGAIPVSTEMVVFELLREAGADKFKQIVSLIK; the protein is encoded by the coding sequence ATGTCTACTTCTGATATCAGGCTGATTTCTAATAATGATAGCGTACTTGTTATTGTTGATATACAGGAAAGACTTGTTCCTAAGATATCCGACAAGCACACTGTTATTGACAATACTGTTACATTGATAAAATCTGCCGGAATACTTAACATTCCGATTACAGTAACTGAACAATATCCCAAAGGATTAGGCTCAACCATTCCTGAAATAAAAGATTTAATAATTCCATGGCAGCCAATAGAGAAGATATGTTTTAGCTGTTTCGGTAGTAGTGATTTTTCAGAAAAGCTGGAAGGACTGGGAAAGAACAATTTAATATTATGCGGAATAGAATCCCATATTTGTATAATGCAAACTGCATTGGATGGACTAAAATCAAACTATTCTGTTTTCTTTGTTAAAGACGCTATATCATCCAGAACTAAAAATAATAGAGAAACTGGTTTTGAAAGAATGGCTCAGGCTGGCGCAATTCCCGTTTCTACAGAGATGGTAGTGTTTGAGTTATTAAGAGAAGCAGGTGCGGACAAATTTAAACAAATAGTAAGCTTGATAAAGTAG